The sequence below is a genomic window from Rhinopithecus roxellana isolate Shanxi Qingling chromosome 19, ASM756505v1, whole genome shotgun sequence.
ttgaggtcaggagtccaagaccagcctggccaacatggagaaatcttgtctctaccagaaataccaaaattagctgggtgtggtggtgcacacctgtaatcccagctactctggaggctgaggcaggagaatcacttaaacctgggaggcagaggctgtagtgagctgagatcatgccattgcgcgccagcctgggtgacagagcaagactccatctcaaaacaaaaacaaaaacccaaaaagcaaaaacaaaaccctctcaGGTGCCTTAGGCctttccttgattttattttaaaacattattctcttttctgcatttaaaaaggcaaaaaaacagaaactaaatgTATGTGCTAAAGTAAAAAAGAACACTTAAACTAGATAACAGTAGGGGGTGAGTAGTAACCCAAGGCTTTGGGTTTAGTAAACAAATAAATCTAGTATGAACGCCCTCTCCTCTCACCTGTCTATTGAGTTGTAGAACATTTCCTTCATTACTGTCTCAGTGATGGGCTTTATGCTGTGAAATTCTCAAAACCTAAAGCTTATGAAATGGTCTCAATGTCCAAAGAGCACTAAAAACTCATTACTTGCAAAATGATACCAAGTAAATGTTTCATAATCTTAGTTGCACCTTTATAATATTTGAGTGGCTATGTGAAATGGTCACAGGTTAGAAACAGACCATAGTTCAAAAGTTAAATaatatcttggccgggcgcagtagctgacgcctgtaatcccagcactttgggaggccgaggtgggtggatctcgaggtcaggagatcgagatcatcctggctaatacagtgaaaccctatctctactaaagaatacaaaaaattagctgggtatagtggtgagcgcctatagtcccagctactcgggaggctgaggcaggagaatggcgtgaacccaggaggtggagcttgcagtgagccgagattacaccactgcactccagcctgagcgacagagcaagactctgtctcaaaaaaaaaaataataataataataagatctCACAGGTAATCATTTCAGTCACAGGAAGTAGAACCAGGATTGAAGAGGGTGTTGAACAGGCTAAGAGGGCACTGAACAGGCTACTGAAGTGGGAGTAGTATACCTGGAGTCATTACTAAGCAGAGTTCTCAGATTTGATCAAGGTTAATTCAATGAGGAATGGAATATAGACAAGAATAGGCAGCAAGATTAGTAGGAAGCAGTCAGATCAAGTAGCCAATTAGGAATTGAAATGGTCCTTGAAAAGGGAAAGGTGACTGAATTGAGGcatacaatgagatatcactctGTGGCTCTGGGAAAGTAAAATTGGTTGGCACGTTAATATGGAATAGGGTTTCTACAATGCCGCTTAAAGAATGTTCCCATGCTCTCAGAACTGAAGGGAGTTCTAAATAGGCAGTCTGTGAGCCATGGTGagcatgatgatgatgatgatgatgatgatgatacagTCTCCTTTATGTAACAGCTGGCAGAAGACTTGGTCACACCCACACATTTTAAATTcacataaaagtaaatatataggctgggcacggtggcttacgcttgtaatcccagcactttgggagaccaaggtgggtggatcacctaagttcaggagtttgagacccgcctgaccaacatggagaaaccccgtctctaccaaaaatacaaaatcagccaggcatggtggtgcatgcctgtaatccctgctacttggtaggctgaggcaggagaatcgtttgaacccgggaggtggaggttgtggtgagctgagatcacaccacggcactccagcctgggcaacaagagtggaattccgtctttaaaaaaaaaaaaagtaaatatataatatatggctgggcatggtggctcacacctgtagtctcagcactttgggaggctgaggtgggcgaatcacttgaggtcaggaattcaagaccagactcaccaacatggcgaaaccccatctctactaaaataaaaaaaattagccaggtgtggtggcaggtgcctgtagtcccagctactcaggaggttgaggcagaagaatcgcttgaacccgcaaggcagaggttgcagtgagccaagatcatgccactgctctccagcctaggtgacaaaataagacttcatcttaaaaaacaaaaataaaaaataaatatagttgggcatggtggcttgtacctagctacttaagaggctgaggcaggaggactgcttgaggccaggatttagagaccagcctgggcaacacagggatactctgtctctaaaaaaattaaaaagtgaatataaGCAGAAGTCTTCTGGCGaagatttcattcattcactcattttttagagatagggtttcactctgtggcccaggcaggagtgcagtgatgcaattattATTACTCATTGCACCCTCAAAcctctaggctcaagcgatcctcccacctcagtctcccaagtagctgggactacaggtgcatgccaccacacctggctgatatttagttttttatttttctttcttttctttttttgagatggagtctcactctgtcacccatgctagagtgcagtggcacaatctcagctcactgcagcctccacctcctgggttcaagtgattctcatgcttcagcctcctgggttcaagcgattctcatgcttcagcctcctgagcagctggaactacaggcgcatcccaccatgcccggctagtttttgtatttttagtatagatagagttttgctatgttgcccaggctgatctcaaactgctggcctcaagtgatccgcctgcctcgatcttccaaagtgctgggattataggcatgagccacggtgcccagccttatctttaattttttttatagagacagggtctcactttgctgcccaagCTGAGATTTCTTAAAAAGGGACAGCATAAAATGACATGAGATTTAGCTCAGCAGGTTTTAGTTCAACCTCAAGTTTCCATAATTCTTTTCAAGAACCTTAAACAAGTCACTCAACCATCTTGCGTTTGAGTTTCTTCATCTAAAAACCCCAGAGAACTGGAAGATTAGTGTGGCAATGCAtctgaaaatattctgtaaaccAGAGTGCTAGACAAATGCTAACCTATTACTGAATTCAGCACTTCATTCCAGCGGAGCTAGGAATTCCATATTTGGACCCACCTTGACTGGAGATTTCTGAAAAAGCTGCTTCCGGTCGCATGCCTTTTGGGCTCTGCGGGCAGCCCTTGCTGAATAAAACTTAATGACGGCATAGAAACCAGGATGGGCCACTGCAGCATTTGGGAAGACCCGGACTGAATATAGAAGGCCAAACTGGGAAAATGCTGTGAACAGAGAATGCTGCGGGGGTGGTCCCACCCCAAGTAAGTACATGAAATCTCACGCCCAGAAAACAAAACCGCACATGCCCTCATATTCCCCAAACCCCTCTTCGCGAAGGATGCTATTCAAAACACTTTCCACTTAATCAACAGGTTTTCCTCTTAAAATCCTAAACTTTAAGTAGCACTGGAAGGTAAAACGTGCTGTCGGTGGAGAGATACCTCTCCGGGACTCTAAAAATCGTTCGGGGGTCGTTTAGTTGTCAGTTGGGATCCCTTTTAGAATTAAGAGTCCTtcagcagaggctgaggcaggtaaggGTCTGAGGCAGGGCTCCGGAACTCCCAGTCAGCGGGTGGGGCGGctttctccatccctccctcctttctggcCCCGGCTCACATGCAAAGCCTCGGCCGTGGGTCCGGAGCTCAGTTGCCACACTAGCAAGGTTTTGTCACTCTCGATGGGAACCGCAAAAGGAACCAACTCCGCCATCCTCCCTCCACCTCACCTGCGCGGCTAACCGTCGCCCCAGCACTGCGCCTGCGCAAGGCACGCCCGcgcttttttaaaaagaggcgcATGCGAGGGGCGGAGCCGGCGCTCGGATCGCTCCCTCGCCCCTCCTACCTAGGGCCGGCCTCTGAGTCTGTTCCCCTCCTCCAGCCACAGCCCCAAGATCCCTGAGTTCAGAGCTTGTTTTCAAAGCATGTTTAGGGTAAAGTCCCAAAATGGGCTGACAGGATGGAAGGGTAGGGACATGTTTACAGCAGCCAGCTTCGTCTTCACTCTTGAAGGAGATTCGGGTACTAAGTATTAGCACTACCTACTGAGCTTGTGGGAAATAACCATGAAAGATGCAATCTTTTGACAAGAGGTTTTTTTAAGAGTTTGAAATTGCAAATAAAAGTATAACTCACTAAGCCATTAACAGTCTGGCATGAAATACTTAAAAAGAATTCCCTGGTTGTCCTACGTCATTCTGGTGAATCGTGTATCTGTACTTGTGGAGGTCAGACGATGTGAGAGGTTGGAGATATGAGTGAGAAGGAAggcattaattttgaaaaaaaagaaaaagtcaaagaataGGTCCAAATAGGGCACCAACATTGGAGCCGACAGTGTCTGAGAAGGGTAGGTGTCATAATCAGCTACGTGGTGGAGGAGCGTAATCAACTGGTGGGTTCATTGTACCCACTGCCCAGAAAGGATGATTTACTGAGACAGTGTTActgaaatagagaaagagtttcataAGCACAGAACCAGCTAAATAGAagaccggagttttattattactcaactTAGCCTCCCTGAAAATTTGGAAGCTggggttttttattattttttattttattttatttttttgagacggcgtctggctgtgttgcccaggctggagtgcagtggcacaatcccggcttactgcaacctctgcctccagggttcaagcgattcccctgcctcagcctcccaagtagctgggtctacaggcttgcaccaccacacaaagctaatgttttgtactttagtagagccagggtttcaccatgttggccaggatggtcttgatctcctgacttcgtgatccataagccttggcctaccaaagtactgggattacaggcgtgaacaccGCCGGCCTGAAGctggtggttttgtttgtttgtttgtttgtttgtttgtttgtttgtttgttttttgagacggagtctcacttcgtcccccaggctggagtgctgtggcgtgatctcggctcactgcaagctccgcatcctgggttcacgccattctcctgcctcagcctcctgagtagctgggactacaggcgcccaccgccacgcctggctaatttttgtgtgtgtttttagtagagacgtggtttcactgtgttagccaggatggtctcaatctcatgacctcgtgatccgcccgcctcggcctcccaaagtgttgggattacaggtgtgagccaccgtgcctggccgaagctggtgttttttaaaggataatttggcAGTCAGGGGGCCAGGGAATGGGAAATGCTGACTGGTTGGGTCAAGGATGAAATCAGGGAGAGTCAGAGCTTGTGTTCTTGTGGTGAGTGAATTCCTGGTTGGGGGCCACAAGCCCAGATGAGCAGGTTTGCCCATCTGAGTGGTGCCAGCTGGTCCGTCAGAATAAAGGGTCTGAAAAATACCTAGAACAccaattttatgttttacaatAGTAATGTTGAAAGGAGTTAGTTAGCTTGCCTTAAAGAGAGTggacattggccgggcgcggtggctcaagcctgtaatcccagcactttgggaggccgagacgggcggatcacgaggtcaggagatcgagaccatcctggctaacacggtgaaaccccatctctactaaaaaatacaaaaaactagccgggcgaggtggcgggcgcctgtagtcccagctactcggaggctgaggcaggagaatggcataaacccgggaggcggagcttgcagtgagctgagaaccggccactgcaatccagcccgggcgacagagcgagactccgtctcaaaaaaaaaaaaaaaaaagagagtggaCACAAAGCAAGGGAAGGTCCCTGGAGAGATCCTGGCCCACAGGGTCAGTGCTTAATCCCCACATAAACATAAAAAGCAGCCTGGGAAAAAATTCAAGCTACCAGCACCGATAAGGGAACTAGCATAGGTCATTGTGCCTGGAGACATGCCCACGGCTGCACAGATGGAAAAACCTCTGGCCCATTTGGATAAAAGCTTGCATAAACCTTCAGCTCACTCAGATAAAGGAACGAGGCCTGGCATAGAAATGCCTTTTCCTTTGTATAGTCAGCGGGCTCCCAGGATGAAGTTGCTTCTCCTTTTGTGGGCATGGGCATAGTGGGCTCCGGTGGGTTCCAGTGGGcactctgctttcctttttggACTGTCAGTCCAGCCTCTATGAATCATCACTTCAGCCCCTGATAGGTCTCGGGCCAAGCTAAGAAGCATCTAAGAATCATCATTTCACCTCCTGACTGGTCCTGGGCCAAGGCTCCTGGCCAAGCTGAGTTCTCCAAGACAGCCAGCAGATGAAGCACATTGCTTCCCCTTTCCAATCCATAAATACCCCAGCCTCATAGGGGGCACCCATTctggcccccactctctgctagcagagagctttcttctttcgCTTATTAAACTTTCGTTGTAACCCCACCTTTGTGTCCCTGCTCCTTAATCATCTTGGAGGTAGGACAAAGAACTCCGGGAGTTATCTCAGACAAGTAGAGACTGTTATATCTTGGTGCATTGCTGAGACTACAACAATGTTTTGAATAGGAGCAACCGGGGAGGTTAGGAATCTTGTGGCCTCTGGCTACAGAATTTCTgagccataatttctaatcttgtggctaatttgtttgttttacaaaggAGATCTGATTCCCAAGCAGGGAGGTGGTTTGTTTCAGGAAAGGACtattatctttgtttcaaagttaaacagCAAAAATTCATCCCATAGTTAGTGTGGCCTGtgcccaggaatgagcaaggGCAGCTTGGAGTTAGAAGCAAAATGGAATCAGTTAGGTCAGATTtgtcataatttttataaagtctgTTTCAGTAACACGAGGAAAGCAAGCAGTTCCTACCACTGTTTATTTTAATTCTAGAATGTCAGAGCCAGAAGAGACCCTGCAGGACAAGTCTCTTGTGGTTTCTGAATAATGGTCCTCAGACCCATGCTGTGATAAAGTTTTCACCCCTACTCTACAAAATGAGGACAATATGGAAAATATAATCaggttttttataatttcataaaataagacTCCACTCCATTCTTTTACAAGTATGACCTCCCTATAATGTTGAtactaaaaattgttttatgaaaAGATGCTAATAGAGGATAGGTGCTTTAATGCTCTTATTtggacattaaaattaaaaattagaaatctcagccaggcctggtggctcacatccataatcccagcactttgggaggccgaggcaggtggatcacttgaggtcaggagtttaagaccagcttggccaacatggtgaaaccctgtctctcctaaaaatacaaaatagctgggcatggtggctcatgcctgtaattccagcactttgggaggctgaggtgggtggatcacctgaggtcaagagttcaagaccagcctggccaacatggtgaaaccctgtctctactaaaagtacaaaaattagccgggtatggtggtgggtgcctgtaatcccagctactggggaggttgaggcaggataattgcttgaacccaggaggcggaggttacagtgagtagagatcataccactgcactacagcctgggtgacagagtgagactccgtctcaaaaaaagaattggctgggtgtggtagcacacacttgtagtcccagctacttgggaggctgaggcaggagaattgctcgagcccggaagttggaggctgcagtgagccaagatcctgccactgcattccagcctgggctatgcagtgagactctgtctcaaaaaaaaaaaaaaaaaaattagaaatctcaggtttaattattttttacattttatcacCTGTGAAATACAAAAGTCTGGGAACCACTGAATAGTCAAATCTCTCCTTCTATAGTAGAAACAGTTAAGGCTCAGTGGTAGAGAAATAAGTGGTCCAAGATAAAACCCCAGTTTGGTCAGACACTACTAATGGTGGCTATGTGTAGGACATTCCTTCAACTGTTCCTTTTctgactttgctttttctttaagcATGTTCTACTCCACATCAGCACCCTCCAGACAAACCAGATCCTGTCCAGAGAAGACTTTTTTAATCGTCTAGATCCTAGCCTATTCTCCCAAAGCACCCCAAAATTATTGGCGTCTGCCACTATTTCTCCATCCCATCACTACTTTCTCCACATCAATACCATACCCTCAGCCCCACCCATTGCCTACTTCTGAGCTTTCTCTTTTACTTCAAAAATTGTTCTTTGGAGGAATTACTTGGATGCTGATACTGTTTCAAAGCAATAATTACGAATTTTATTATACATTGAATTATCTATTGTAATGTTTGTGGATATTTCTGCTTCTCCACCTAGATTATGAACACCTAAAGAGCAACAGTTGTGTTTTGTCTTCCTTCTAGTACCTAGTACACTCCCACTGTCTCAGGTACTCAAATAGGCGTAGAATAATGAATAAATGGACGCATTCTTTGCAGAGTGAGTGCTTCAATAAATATAGAGACTTCTTTATTGTGGTCCTCAGTTTACAAATGACAGAGAGGAACCAGGGGACTGGGTCCAGATGGGAGTAAGGAGGAAGCCAAGAAAATCATTTATTCTTGGGGCTCTGGTCAGTTTTAGTTGTAaatgggaagggaagaaaattcATGAAGTTGAGGCataggaagaagaaatgaagaattcCTGACTAAGGACAGGAGTCTTGGAATGACTCCATGGTGCACCCGCACCCTGTTTCATCCCAGTCGGCATCCTGTCAGCCAGTAGGAGAGTGGCCGGCCTGAACAGTGCAACCTCCATTCTACCCTGTGGAGAAAAAAGACATGGTTCTTGCCTCACGCTCAGTAACTCCTCCACACACATGACCCAGTTCTTGGTGAGTCTCGCATGTGGAGCAATGCCCAGAATCCCCTTCATTGCTATCCTTCTGGTCTGTCCCCCACTGTCCCCTCTGACGAATCCTGTAAAACTCTCATCTCTGGTGTTTGCCTGCTTCCCTGGATCaacatttccacattttaaaatcctcGTCTCTCCCTGAAGGGGTGAGTACTGTTTTACAGGGCTGAGAGTtacttattacaaaaaaaaaaaaaaaaagtcccaggtGCAACCATTGCTTCTCCCTCCAAAAAGAATGGCATAATCATCGCTATCAATTCTTTTCTGTGGTGTTTTGAGTATGCAAGGGATTTGACTCCTTCCACAGTCGCCTACAGAGGCGGCCATTTGTGTTACTTACATATCTAGTTGGAAGCTCAGAAAAGGTGACTCTCTGAATGTCCACCGTTGGTGAGCTCACAGCTTTGTGGGTGTCTGCCTAGCTGATGAGCgccacatttttgttgttgttgttgtcatttttctttttttttttttttttgagacagattcttgctctgtcgcccaggatggagtgcagtggcgcgatctcggctcactgcaacctctggctcctgggttcaagcgattctcctacctcagcctcccaagtagcttgccTTAAGGAGCGTGGACACAAAGCAAGGAAAGGGTCCCCAGAGAGATCCTGGCCCACAGGGTGAGTGCCTCATCCCCATATAACATAAAAAGCAGCCTGggacaggcgcccaccgccacgcccggctaatttttgtattttttagtagagacaaggtttcaccatattggccaggctggtctcgaactcttaactttgtgatccacccacctcagcctcccaaagtgctaggattacaggagtgagccac
It includes:
- the RDM1 gene encoding RAD52 motif-containing protein 1 isoform X3; protein product: MYLLGVGPPPQHSLFTAFSQFGLLYSVRVFPNAAVAHPGFYAVIKFYSARAARRAQKACDRKQLFQKSPVKVRLGTRHKAVQHQALALNSSRCQELANYYFGFNGWSKRIIKDHYRSL